The genomic window CGATTGATGTACTTTACTTAGATGATAAGAATCGTGTCATTGCAATTGATCACAAAATGAAGCCTTATAAGCTTGGAAAGTATTATAAAGCTTCCCAGTCAGTCATCGAGCTTCCAGCTGGTAGGGCAAGTGAAACAAACACAAACATTGGCGATCAATTAGAAATTCAACATTAGAAACAAACTATAGAAATAAGTAAACAACTGATAAAAAGCTTAATTAAACAAAAGAACAAAAACAAAAAAACTCAAATTAAAGGAGCGAATGATATGATAAACAAATTAAAATCATTAGTACGTGAAGAGCAAG from Desulfuribacillus stibiiarsenatis includes these protein-coding regions:
- a CDS encoding DUF192 domain-containing protein, producing MALINLSNHRTLANSLFKADTFWKRFKGLMFTKELSADCGLQIHPCRSIHTFFMNYTIDVLYLDDKNRVIAIDHKMKPYKLGKYYKASQSVIELPAGRASETNTNIGDQLEIQH